One genomic segment of Hordeum vulgare subsp. vulgare chromosome 2H, MorexV3_pseudomolecules_assembly, whole genome shotgun sequence includes these proteins:
- the LOC123429152 gene encoding uncharacterized protein LOC123429152 — translation MAAGPLVLWNHRSMQILVLLSLGLQLVLFVFAGIRRRQTLPVRRFLLWLAYLIADSTAVYSVGHLSFGSAVRENQLVAFWAPFLLLHLGGPDNITAYALQDNQLWLRHLTVLIVQVLGAGYVLKKHIAVAGGQDGKLLLIASILMFVVGFVKYAERTWALKCSTLESIAASVNTQPAAIHNHNHPQDIATDEEFHLRRAHSLFHICKRAMVDSSVVEEDSMDGQEEVTSKLIQGVELWTLMEIELSLMYDILYTKAAVVHTFRGYLIRFISPLAVTTSLLLFRFTPKDGYIRSDVAITYILLGGAVFMETMSLLNALASSWTFAFLSTTNWHWLRYTALCNKRWDKLRRAVVWLHDLVKGRIAGNSRYKSRRWSYTIGQYNLLHFCTRPADTLFTSPLLGRLARALAPDEWWNRKHYSATVEMSAEIKFRIAIYMRRLYSKGKFNMGMLRKKWGQNPLKSRGLYQKGILKDSLGVEFQEGIIIWHIATEVFLTRSERAKAMDAEPKVHAIRVMSDYMMFLLVERPYMLPGQPQKKLYQRTCERLVTRRSADPRYPSRARVFKDLFRVRDAPHSSISRVAEREELANNLYNEYEDKEYSHLAPRLTHMAGLAKELLEKEKDGTIDSLELVLDVWMDILVYASNKCSRESHAQKLNSGGELTTILWLMAEYIYQASVAQRDDVV, via the coding sequence ATGGCTGCAGGGCCGCTGGTGCTATGGAACCACCGGTCGATGCAGATCCTGGTCCTCCTCAGCCTCGGGCTCCAGCTCGTCCTCTTCGTCTTTGCCGGGATCCGCCGGCGTCAGACGCTCCCTGTGCGGAGGTTCCTCCTGTGGCTAGCGTACCTCATAGCCGACTCCACCGCCGTGTACTCCGTCGGCCACCTGTCGTTTGGCAGCGCCGTGCGTGAGAACCAGCTCGTCGCGTTCTGGGCGCCGTTCCTGCTGCTCCACCTCGGCGGCCCGGACAACATCACCGCCTATGCGCTCCAGGACAACCAGCTCTGGCTCCGACACCTCACCGTCCTGATCGTGCAGGTACTAGGAGCGGGCTACGTCCTCAAGAAGCACATCGCCGTCGCCGGCGGCCAGGATGGGAAGCTGCTCCTGATCGCCTCCATTTTGATGTTCGTCGTCGGCTTCGTCAAGTACGCGGAGAGGACGTGGGCGCTCAAGTGCAGCACCCTGGAGAGCATCGCCGCCTCCGTCAATACGCAGCCGGCCGCCATCCACAACCATAACCACCCTCAGGACATAGCCACGGACGAGGAGTTCCACCTGCGACGAGCCCACTCGCTGTTCCATATCTGCAAGCGCGCCATGGTCGACTCCTCGGTGGTCGAGGAGGACTCCATGGACGGCCAAGAAGAGGTCACCAGCAAGCTGATACAAGGCGTCGAGCTGTGGACGCTGATGGAGATCGAGCTCTCCCTCATGTACGACATCCTCTACACCAAGGCGGCAGTGGTGCACACCTTCCGCGGCTACCTAATCCGCTTCATCTCTCCGCTCGCCGTCACCACTTCGCTTCTGCTGTTCCGGTTCACCCCCAAGGATGGCTACATCAGATCCGATGTGGCCATCACCTACATCCTGCTGGGTGGCGCCGTGTTCATGGAGACGATGTCGCTCCTGAACGCGCTGGCATCGTCTTGGACGTTCGCGTTCCTGAGCACCACCAACTGGCACTGGCTTCGGTACACGGCCCTGTGTAACAAGAGATGGGACAAGCTACGCCGCGCCGTCGTGTGGCTTCACGATCTTGTCAAGGGAAGAATTGCCGGTAACAGCAGGTACAAGTCAAGAAGGTGGTCATACACCATCGGGCAGTACAACTTGCTGCACTTCTGCACGCGCCCCGCCGACACGCTCTTCACCAGCCCCCTGCTCGGGAGGTTGGCGAGGGCACTGGCACCCGACGAGTGGTGGAACCGGAAGCACTACTCGGCGACAGTCGAGATGTCTGCTGAGATCAAGTTCCGTATCGCTATCTACATGAGGCGGCTGTACAGCAAAGGGAAGTTCAACATGGGCATGCTGAGGAAGAAATGGGGCCAGAACCCGCTCAAGAGCCGTGGGCTTTACCAGAAAGGCATCCTCAAGGACTCCCTCGGCGTCGAGTTCCAGGAGGGCATCATCATCTGGCACATTGCCACCGAGGTCTTCCTCACAAGGAGCGAGAGAGCCAAGGCCATGGACGCCGAGCCTAAGGTGCACGCCATTAGGGTCATGTCCGACTACATGATGTTCCTCCTGGTGGAACGTCCCTACATGCTGCCGGGCCAGCCCCAGAAAAAGTTGTACCAGCGGACTTGCGAGAGGCTGGTCACCAGGCGATCGGCTGATCCTAGGTACCCGAGCCGTGCACGCGTCTTCAAGGATCTGTTCCGTGTGCGCGATGCCCCACACTCCAGCATTTCTAGGGTTGCCGAGAGAGAGGAGCTCGCCAACAACCTGTACAATGAATACGAGGATAAGGAGTACAGCCACCTTGCTCCTCGTCTCACTCACATGGCGGGACTTGCCAAGGAGCtgctggagaaggagaaggatggcaCCATAGACTCCTTGGAGCTTGTCCTTGATGTGTGGATGGACATTCTCGTCTATGCCAGCAACAAGTGCAGCAGGGAGTCCCATGCCCAGAAGCTCAACAGTGGTGGCGAGCTGACCACCATCTTGTGGCTCATGGCAGAGTACATCTACCAAGCATCGGTTGCCCAAAGAGATGATGTAGTATAA